The Lolium perenne isolate Kyuss_39 chromosome 6, Kyuss_2.0, whole genome shotgun sequence genome segment TGTCAAGGAAACATCAAGATGTGTGTATCTACTTACAAATGGGTGTAGTTATTATGAAGCAAACTTGCAAAATGGCCATAAAAAACATATTGACCTGACAGTATCCTTACCAAGCCAATTGCATATAAGGTCATATTCCCCAGCATATATAAGCACATTAATCCCATCTTCAAGTAGTGCAGGGATGCCGACTTCCAAGTTCCTCATCCAGTCTGTGAGCATTGCTTCATAAACAGAAGTGCTGCATGAGACAAATTCAATATCTCCTACTCCAATTGCCTGTCTGACTGCCTTATCACCAAAGAACTTCTCCATGTTTGAGAAGTCATAGCAAAGTTTCCCTTCGCACTCCTTCCTAACATCATAATACTGTAAAGAAGCAATTGACATGTTTCAGTCTTGGTCAGCTGATGCTGCTAGTAAATTTAACATCAATTTTTAATTACTTACATTCTTTGTCCCAACAAGCTTCATGATGGAGTTAAAAATAGAATTGCAGACCATATATGCTGCCATACAAGATGATTTCCCATTTGTACCTGAAACATCAGTAGATCGTTAGTAATGGTTTGTTTTCATTTGAAGAGATCCCAATGATGTGATTTGAAATGCATTGGTTGGTAGAAAATACTAGAAAAGGTATACAACCCTATATAACTGTCAAGAGAAGATACTGACAAGTTTACTCAACCCCATTTATATCCTAACTGGGTTTGTTCAATTTTCAAGATGTTAGTCACTTAGTATATATGTTTTTATCAGGCAATACCATAAGAATGCTCTTATCTTGTGTAAATGAATACTAGAAAATAAAGTATGTACTAGATTCAAAGAATTATTGTAGTACTGACCACAAAGTTTAATCGCAAATTCACATGGTGGGATGAACTTGTTGATCCTTTCATAGTCAGACTTCTGAATAAGGTTCATGTCCAATGCATAGTCTGTGTAGGCTTTGTACTGGATTGCTGGATCCGTGAGGCCATTACCAATTGCAAAACCCTAGAGTACAAATAAGAAAGAGTTATGCACATTAACGAAGAATCAAGAGAGAATAAAGACAGTGCAAACTTCTGCAAGGATCTGACCTTGAAATTTATATGAATGCCCTCCTTTGCTTTATTTCCTTGGTGAACGCGACTTGCAAATGCTGGAATGTAGTGCCCAGCATAAGATTCTCCGGTTATAAAGAAGTCGTTCTTTACAAACTCAGGGTGCTTTTTGAAGAAAACCTGGAATGGAAGTTACAAACAGATAATTAATTTTCTGTTTTCAGTCAAGCCAACAAACTCTAAGTCAAACCATATAACTAGGCACAGCTCTGCACATGATTTTTCTGCTTCGTCTAGTAAGATTTGAGGGCTAATTTTTTTGGTAAATTATTGTTTACCGATTCCAGTGAAGCTACACACTGACATGTGGTATATTCATATTTTCATGTAATCAAGTTCCCGGTTCTAGCCTGAACAAGTTTTGTGGTACAGGGGGGCATGAAGTTCAAGAGCAACATAGCAGGCATGGGCACCAATTCACACTATAGACAGATTAAAGAGGATAAATAATAGGACATATCAACCCTGTATATGAGCATTCGTATCTGAAACCGAACTAATATTACCAAGAGAGAAAGAGCCCTGTTGTGTTTGTAATCTGTATGTTCTTATATTATCTTACACTAGAGAGTATTTAGCTTACTGGTAAAGATTCTAAGTAACCACGGTTCAGTAAACTGTAACAATGAATCAGGTGGAATCTGTAAAGTAATTAGAAGAAAAAACACATCAGGTGTAAGATTGGTAGTAGTACCTGGAGAAAGCTATAGAGGTCGTTGCTGACCCCTGTCTCATCGTGACGAGTATCACGGTCATCGGAGCTGTAGCTAAAGCCAGTTCCAGTGGGCTGATCGACAAATATTATGTTTGAAATCTGCAGGCAGCAACTTATTAGCATCAGCACAGGAGGAGGTAACAGAAACTTAGAGACCACTCTCGGAAGCAGAGTGGCGTAATTGACACGGTAATCAGGAGCTGACCGACTGCAGTGCAAGGCCTCAAAATTGTCCTTATCGTCACCATTACTTACCCATGGCTGTATttatacttttttttttttgatttactTGTCAACACAGGCAAAACACCTCAGTTGTCCCCCAAAATTAGGCTAGTACTTTTTGCGTGCGAAGTAAGCACTCGGTTTCTTATACGAACATATAAAGCATTAAAGTGCATAATTTAGATTTGGAGTTTACCGAAAAAGAAATACAGGTAATAAAATGCTTCAGTTCAGAGTAGCGTTGCTTTCACCCGAAATTAGGCGAGTCTTTCAGATACGGAAGTTAGGCGACTGTTTTCGTCGGTTACGCTCAACAACGTAAGCGAGAGCGCAGAGCACTCTggtttcttccttccttcttcacgAAACGCATAAAGCATTTATTCAAAGTGCATGTAATAATAATACAGTAGTTGAGATTGTGCTGATTTGTACCTTGTCCCATCCGAACTTGTTCCAGGCGAGGGACATGTTGTTGGCGATGGTGAAGGGCCCGTTCTCGTAGAAGACGGCGAGCTCGCTGCTGCAGCCGGGGCCTCCGGTGAGCCAGATCACGACGGGGTCCTCCTTCTTGCCCCTCGACTCGAAGAAGAAGTAGAACATCCTGCCATGAGCCGCAAAAGCAAAAAAGAGTTGGTTTTTTCAGCAAAAAAGCTAGGGCCTTGGAATTTGGTGCGGAAGAACCGAAGCGAATCAGCGTGGGAAGAGCAGGAAGAAGCACCTGGCGTCGTGGGTGTTGGGGAGGCGGTAGTATCCGGCGTGGTGGCCAAGGTCGGCGACGCCCTCGGGGAGCCCCGGCAGCGTGACCCGGCGCTCCAGCAGCTGCCCGGGCGCCACATCCGCTCCGGCAACGCCGGCGTTGCGGCCGGACTCCTTGGGCAGCAGGTTGAGCGCGCGGATGAGCCGCTCCGCCTGCGCCGCCGGGAAGCTTGCGTCCGGGGGCAGCCGGAGCCCGTCCACCGCGGCGCCGGCGGCCAGGCAGACcacgagcaggaggaggaggcgtgGGGCCGTCGCCATTGGAGCGGAAGTGGTGGGGAGCGCGGTTTCGTGGGGATTTGGTGGAGGTTTCGGCAGAGAATTTATAGCGTTGGTGGTGCTCGGAACGAACTGCTGCTCTGCTCTTTACTGACTTGATTGATGACTTTGCTTCCAAGCGAAATCTTATTCGAATCAACGTGTCAACTGATAATTAGTTGGTAATTCTGACGTAATCCTAAACTAGTCTCGTCCAAGTCATCGTCACGTTGAAAACTTTTTTCCGCGACAAAGTAAAATAAAAGGACTGCAATAGTAGGATCTATACAGATTTTAAAACATCCAAAATTTGTCAGAATTTCTTATTTTTTATAGCCTAGAATATAATGTGTTTCTCCGAGATTTTGCATAGTGGTAGAGTACATCATTTAATTGCGTACATTGagaaaaaaaaattcagaaaaattcctcAAAAAAAAGTCAGAATTTTTTGAAGCTTTCAAATGTTGAATTCAAAATTTGCTAAACAACAGGAGCCATGTAGCTCGGGCTACACTTGGAGTTTCCGCTGAATGTTCGCTCTTTATAATTTTCCAAATATAAACTCTAATGGAAACTGAATCTAGTTCACATATTTGTACGGTTATTCTCATTAGGTTATTGTATGAAATTTTGAAGTGAGTTTAATTATCGAAAGTAACATCACATATGCACTAGCAAACATAACCATACTCATGAGATTAAACACATTTAGTACATCTGAATATGGAACGAATAGTAGTGCAAGTTAATAGATGAGAAGCATGTACACATTGCAAATAGGAATGTCGCCTCCACAGTTTTGCTACTGTGGCCGCGGCTATGGTGTTGTCGAATTCATCAAATCCGTTGATGTCGACGAGGAAGCTCTAAGCTGGCGATGAAGTGTTTGCATAGAGACGAGCAACGGTACTGAGATGCTACTCAAAAACCTTATCGCTGACTCCTGGTGCAGAATCTTAATGGTCGGGTTTCATAGGCATGCTCTCCCGAACGACGGGAGACACATACGTAGACAATGTGAAACATGTTTAGTAGACAGGGACACACGTCGAACACCATATGTACCCaacttggtgcaccaagcaaaaacagGTTTCTAACTCGATTCGTGCGACGCGCATGTGATGCATAACGGGGCAAGCCGCATCGAAGAAGTAGTGGGCGCGAACTCTTTCTCACTTACATAGTGGCGTTAGTATAATTTTCCTTGTTAGGAGCTCCAACTCTCTTCTAAGACAAAACTTTATCCACTACAACCACCAAGGTGTCATGTTAGATTGCCCTTGAGATTTCAGAATTTGTGAGCTACATGAAATTTCTATATAGACTACAGTCCATACAAATCCAACAATTCAAATGCGCTGGCTCATTTTTTGTCTTTGCTTTTCGCACTCACTATCTTGTCTACGAAGTGAAATAATAAGAAAGATAACCATGGCACCAGTTCTGAACTCCACTGGATTAGACGCTTCAGTATCCAATGTAGCACGTCGATATTCATACTCTCCTCCATTAACTGGTCACATCTAAGTGgttatttttttggttttttactGACCTTTTTCTCCCCTTACGTCTATATATACACGGCCGACAGGACGACAGGCAACGACAAAAAACACGAACGAAATCGGTTGGGTCTGTTAGCCAGGTGATTGCGCTGCATGGACGGCAGAAGAATTCGAACTCCAGCTTTGAATCTGGTTTCACCACGTTTGCAAGCTGAACTGAAATCTGTTGGGGGCTTCAGGCTGCAGTCACCGTCAGTTGCGCCTTCTCGGAGTCTCCTTCATCCTCTTTGTCATCTCCCTAAGCTAGATGAATACTTTTGCTTTTGCCTTGAAAGCTCCAACAACCACCGGTGTGGCTCAGTCGGTTACACAGACTTTATCGCGGATCTGAACCTGGACTTGGTGTGAGTCTGAATCTTGTTCCCTTTTTTGAGTTGGCTTGGAAGGCAAAGTGGATCTCTGAATGAAATTAGGCTGGATATCTGGGCATGAGTTACTAATGGAGGCAGCGTCGTCCGTAACACGCATGGATAATTGATTGGTTAGCGCGGTGGAGTGCACGCGTTGCGTTGCAGGGTTCCTTGCACGCAgcatcagcagcagcagcggcattGATTGATTGCTCCGGTCGATCGACTGATTAATTTGTGGATTGCAGATTCAGACTCTGTATGTGTCTGTGTGAGAGTAAGCTGCAGAGGTTGCTTGGCTTCCGCTACTCGCAAACTCAGCAAAACCCAGCGATAAAAGGCAAGGAAGGAGACTGATGGCTGTTCACATCACATGCCGCTCGCGCTCGGAGGGCGAGACAAGGCAACATGTACACGAAAAGCAACCGCCAAACTCTCACTGGTAGCGTCATCTTCATTACTTCATGTCCATATTATGTGGCTAGGCGACCTGTCGACGAATGTGCTTTTCCGCCTTGCTTGCTGCGAGAGACTGCTGGCGCTACAAAGTTCAGAGGAGTGCTAGCTGGATGAATTGTGCCTCTGGTCTAGCCCGAGAGGAACATCAaccgctcccctctggtctcaatGGCTCTGCTCGTTGTTGTTAACCTCTGCTAAACTGCAACTTGCCAGTGCACTGCATTGACAACTCTTCCCATCCGGCATTATTGGCCCGCCAAGCTTGGAGGTTAATTACTTGTCCAAATAGTCTTTGTGCCCgtgtattgaaggcccactattaTCCTCGTGGAAATCTTCTAGATACCGTATTTACCGGGAACCCTTCCTCTACTTGGACAGCCATCTCCTATGGCCTGGAGTTATTGAAGAAGGGCATTGTGTGGCGTGTTGGAAATGGTACCAGCATACGTATTTGGCGTGATTGCTGGTTACCAAGAACAGCGAACAGCCAGGTTCTTACTCCAAAGAGGAGCAGGCATATTAAATTTGTTTCAGAGTTATTAGATGAGCATGGTCGATGGAAGACACATCTGATTCGGGATACCTTCTACCCTATAGATGCTGATGCTATACTTAAAATCAAGCCCTCAAGAAGGGGTTTCGATGACGCCCTGGCATGGCAACCAGAGAGCTCTGGAATTTTCACAGTGCGGTCTGCGTATCATTTGGCTTTCAATAGCTTTCCGACACAATGTGCCTATGGCAGCTCGAGTGCATGTCCTGACCGAAATGATCCTTGTTGGTCCAAAATATGGAGTTCCTATGTACCACCAAAGGTTAAAACCTTTGCATGGAGAGCAGCTTCTAATGCCCTAGCTACAGAGGGTAATAAGCTAAGAAGGAAGATGCATGTCACAGGTTTATGCAGGATATGTGGCTCGGCCGTGGAGGATGAGGCGCACGCTCTCGCACACTGCCCTCATGCTCGTCGTCTTTGGCATTCGATGAGAGATTGTTGGCTTCTTCCTTCTGAGTCTGATCTACAGGTGTCCACTACGTCCTGGTTCCGATCAGTCCTCATTTCTGCTCCGACTCATATGATTGATCACACACTTTTGGTAGCGTGGAGGGCCTGGTATGAGCGGAATGAAGTAACTCATGAGAAGCCTATTCCGactacagagagttcaaagagatTCCTATGTAGTTATGTGAAGATTCCTTGGTTCAATAAAAAACACATCCACCGACCAAGTCTTAAAAGGGAAACAACCGATGCTGGATTCTGGTGCTCAGCGAATCAATCCAGTGGAAGTGAAGAAACCACTGGTTAAACGCTGGCTTAAACCCCCTCTGGGTTGGGTCAAGTTGACGATCGATGGTTCTTTTAAGAGTGATGATGGTTCTGCAGGTATTGGTATGGTGCTACGTGACTATGCTGGTACAGTAATTTTTTCAGCTTGTCGATCACTTGCGTCATGTGAGCAGGCTCTAGAAGCGGAAGTCTCAGCCTGTTTGGAAGGCCTGGAGTTGGGGCTGCTTTATAGTGATTTGCCTATCGTTGTTGAGTTAGATTGTTCTCAGCTAATCTCGTCTATTTTGGCCAATGGAAAAGACCGTTCGCCCTATCTACGTAGTATCTCAGAGATTAACGTTTTAGCTAGTGGTAATAGAATTTGCAACTTTGTAAAAGTAGATCGTAGTCAGGTGAGGATTAGTCATTGCCTTGCTAATTTGGCAAGAGCTTGGTTCAGGACCTGAGTGTGTAGTGCAGGTGCTTGAGTCTGAGTCCCTTGTAATCCCATCTGATTAATAAAAGTCTGTTTttgcccgcaaaaaaaaaaactcttcCCATCCGTCTATCTATCAAATTGCTCTTCTCGTCCTTGTTACCTCTACTAGTCTACTGACCTGCAACTTGTCAATACTTAGTGTTCACTGACGCATTGCTGGTGGAGTTTTCGATTGAAAACACATATATAATTGCAGTTTCTTGACTTTTCTATTTACTATTTAGATTAACTGAAAATAAAGGAAAAGGAAATGTGTGCACTGCATTGACAACATTTCCTTGCGCTGAACACTAAGAGAGATAGCTTCTGAAcgatgttagatgtatatatctgtatattagtttttcccatatgttagggggcttcctgcatatttacacctgtacatgtactatatattgtgacctttggccccctggtaatacatcaagcatattgccctaacatggtatcagagcaaagtttGGTCCTCTAATCCCGTATTCCCGGCCGTAGTTGCCGCTCCCGGCCGAAGTTGCCGTCCTCCACCTCCGGCCGCCGCTCCTCCGGCCGCCGCTCGCCGTCCTCCACCTCCGGCCGCCACCCCTCCGGCGCTGCTCCACGCCAACGCTCGCCGCCCTCCATCTCCCGTCCGCCGCCCCCGTGCGCTCGCCCGCCCCGTGCGCCTTCTGCCGCCGGCGCTCTCCGCCCGCCCGGCCATCTCCGCCGCCCGCCGGTCGCCGCCGTCCGCCGCTGCCGGCTACTCTccctggtgatacgtctcaaacgtatctataatttcttatgttccatgctacttttatgatgatactcacatgttttatacacactttatgtcattattatgcattttccggcactaacctattgacgagatgccgaagagccagttgctgttttctggtgtttttggtttcagaaatcatacaaaggaaatattctcggaattggacgaaatcaacgcccagggtcttacttttcgacggagcttccagaagaccgaagaggatacgaagtggggcgacgaggcgcccagaccacagggccgcgcggccaagggtgggcccgcgccgccctatggtgtggggccctcgtgcctcctccgactctgcccttccgcctatttattccctccgtcgtgaaaaccctattaccgagagccacgatacggaaaaccttccagagacgccgccgccaatcccatctcgggggattcaggagatcgcctccggcaccctgccggagaggggaatcatctcccggaggtctcttcatcaccatgatcgcctccggactgatgtgtgagtagttcacccctggactatgtgtccatagcaatagctagatggttgtcttctcctcattgtgctatcatgttagatcttgtgagctgcctatcatgatcaagatcatctatttgtaatgctacatgttgtgtttgttgggatccgatgaatatggaatactatgtcaagttgattatcaatctatcatatatgtgttgtttatgatcttgcatgctctccgttgctagtagaggctctggccaagttgatacttgtaactccaagagggagtatttatgcttgatagtgggttcatgcctccattaaatctgggacagtgacagaaagttctaaggttgtggatgtgctgttgccactagggataaaacatcgatgctttgtctaaggatatttgtgttgattacattacgcaccatacttaatgcaattttctattgtttgcaacttaatactggaaggggtgcggatgctaacccgaaggtggactttttaggcatagatgcatgctggatagcggtctatgtactttgttgtaatgcccgattaaatctgatagtagtcatcatggtatgtatgtgcattgttatgccctctttatttgtcaattgcccaactgtaatttgttcacccaacatgctatttcttattggagagacaccactagtgaactgtggaccccggtccattcttttacatctgaatacaatctactgtaatcattgttctctactgttcttcgcaaacaaacatcattttccacaccatacatttaatcctttgtttacagcaagccggtgagattgacaacctcactgttaagttggggaaaagtactttgattgtgttgtgcaggttccacgttggcgccggaatccctggtgttgcgccgcactacactccgtcaccaacaaccttcatgcgttccttgactcctactggtccgataaccttggtttcttactgagggaaaacttgctgctgtacgcatcacaccttcctcttggggttcccaacgggcgtgtgcttgacgcgtcatcaagatcaagtttcggcgccgttgccggggagatcaagacacgctgcaaggggagtctcccacttccaatctctttactttgtttttgtcttgctttactttaatttatttactgctttgtttgctttcttatatcaaaatacaaaaaaaattagttacttgctttattttatttactatcatgtttgcgttctctatattaaaaacacacaaaaattagttacttgcatttactttatttagtttgctttatttactattgctaaaatgggtactcctgagaatactaagttgtgtgacttcacaagcacaaataataatgatttcctatgcacacctattgctccacctgctgctacagcagaattttatgaaattaaacctgctttactaaatcttgttatgagagagcaattttctggtgttagttctgatgatgctgctgcccatcttaataattttgttgaactttgtgaaatgcaaaagtataaggatgtagagggtgacattataaaattgaaattgtttcctttctccttaagaggaagagctaaagattggttgctatctttgcctaagaatagtattgattcatggactaaatgtaaggatgctttcattggtagatattatcctcctgctaaaattatagctttgagaagtagcataataaattttaagcaattggataatgagcatgttgcccaagcatgggaaagaacgaAATCTTTGGTTAAGAATTGCCCTactcatggactaactacttggatgatcatccaaaccttttatgcaggattgaatttttcttcgcggaacctattggattcagctactggaggtacttttatgtccatcaccttaggcaccacaacaaagcttcttgatgatatgatgattaattactctgaatggcacactgaaagggcttcacaaggtaagaaggtaaattatgttgaagaaacctcctccttgagtgataagattgatgttattatgtctatgcttccgaatggtagat includes the following:
- the LOC127308848 gene encoding serine carboxypeptidase 3, with translation MATAPRLLLLLVVCLAAGAAVDGLRLPPDASFPAAQAERLIRALNLLPKESGRNAGVAGADVAPGQLLERRVTLPGLPEGVADLGHHAGYYRLPNTHDARMFYFFFESRGKKEDPVVIWLTGGPGCSSELAVFYENGPFTIANNMSLAWNKFGWDKISNIIFVDQPTGTGFSYSSDDRDTRHDETGVSNDLYSFLQVFFKKHPEFVKNDFFITGESYAGHYIPAFASRVHQGNKAKEGIHINFKGFAIGNGLTDPAIQYKAYTDYALDMNLIQKSDYERINKFIPPCEFAIKLCGTNGKSSCMAAYMVCNSIFNSIMKLVGTKNYYDVRKECEGKLCYDFSNMEKFFGDKAVRQAIGVGDIEFVSCSTSVYEAMLTDWMRNLEVGIPALLEDGINVLIYAGEYDLICNWLGNSRWVHSMEWSGQKDFASSAESSFLVDDAQAGVLKSHGALSFLKVHNAGHMVPMDQPKAALEMLRRFTQGKLKEPVVPEEETSMFYAAM